In one window of Chryseobacterium sp. JV274 DNA:
- the msrB gene encoding peptide-methionine (R)-S-oxide reductase MsrB: MKFLVSITLLFFLQSCTQKYEPIKTSSMENTEAKNNPYYSRTDTAKLNISNEEWKKILAPDLYAIAREAATERAFTGKYNEFDEIGEYYCAVCGNHLFRSTSKFSSSCGWPSFFEADKEGVYYIRDQSYGMDRVEVLCKRCDSHLGHVFDDGPKPTGLRYCMNSVSLEFVADSKK; encoded by the coding sequence ATGAAATTTTTAGTTTCAATCACCTTATTATTTTTTCTGCAGTCTTGTACGCAGAAATATGAACCTATTAAAACCTCTTCTATGGAAAATACAGAAGCAAAAAACAATCCATACTATTCCAGAACTGATACTGCAAAACTTAATATTTCCAACGAAGAATGGAAAAAAATCCTTGCGCCGGATTTATATGCAATTGCCAGGGAAGCAGCAACAGAAAGAGCTTTTACAGGAAAATATAACGAATTTGATGAGATAGGAGAATATTATTGTGCCGTTTGTGGAAATCACCTGTTCCGTTCTACATCAAAATTTTCCAGCAGCTGCGGCTGGCCAAGTTTTTTTGAAGCTGATAAAGAAGGAGTCTATTATATAAGAGATCAGTCTTATGGAATGGATCGGGTAGAAGTGCTTTGTAAAAGATGCGATTCCCATCTGGGACACGTTTTCGATGACGGTCCAAAACCTACAGGATTAAGATACTGTATGAATTCCGTAAGCCTTGAGTTTGTAGCTGATTCTAAGAAGTAA
- a CDS encoding murein L,D-transpeptidase catalytic domain family protein — protein sequence MKGFYSVLGLVYMVTTSFYISPRLAAKSENVKTTKTEKVAETKSEKSTTAVSSSEALYQSIAFDPEHELNYEVFSKALTGYENLKKAGLLTQDSHLLTICDFSMSSNTKRLWIIDLEDKKVLFNSLVAHGKNTGEEFATNFSNRESSLQSSMGFYITDATYQGDNGYSLKLLGMDKGFNDAAYRRAIVMHGADYVSDAFAAMHKRIGRSWGCPAVPRELTQSIINTIKGKNCLFIYYPDQNYLSSSEWLKA from the coding sequence ATGAAAGGATTTTATAGCGTATTAGGCCTTGTTTACATGGTGACGACTTCATTCTACATTTCCCCAAGACTAGCGGCGAAAAGTGAGAATGTAAAAACAACGAAAACTGAAAAAGTAGCTGAAACGAAATCTGAGAAGAGCACAACAGCCGTATCTTCATCAGAAGCATTATACCAATCTATTGCATTTGACCCTGAACACGAATTGAATTATGAAGTGTTCTCAAAAGCATTGACGGGTTATGAAAATTTAAAAAAAGCAGGATTGCTTACCCAAGACTCGCATTTATTGACTATCTGCGATTTTTCTATGTCTTCTAACACAAAAAGACTTTGGATCATTGACCTGGAAGACAAGAAAGTTCTGTTCAACTCTTTAGTGGCACACGGAAAAAATACAGGCGAAGAATTTGCGACGAATTTTTCTAACAGGGAAAGTTCGCTGCAGAGCAGCATGGGATTTTATATTACGGATGCAACCTATCAGGGGGACAACGGATATTCTCTGAAGTTATTGGGAATGGATAAGGGCTTTAATGATGCTGCATACAGAAGAGCAATTGTAATGCATGGTGCGGATTATGTAAGTGATGCATTTGCGGCAATGCACAAAAGAATCGGAAGAAGCTGGGGATGCCCTGCCGTCCCAAGAGAGCTGACACAATCTATAATCAATACGATTAAAGGAAAAAACTGTCTGTTCATCTATTATCCTGATCAGAATTATCTTTCTTCCTCAGAATGGTTGAAAGCGTAA